A single region of the Neisseria zoodegmatis genome encodes:
- a CDS encoding DUF494 domain-containing protein yields MADVIAFLIKHFYDLDACPPPSDLGQILEDIGFNDIEINQALMLLEVLANSPEVEETQYRSGVMRVYCWEELESLPQDVVNLLYFLDHAQAINGEQREFVVHALLHLPPDEITVDMAKVLTLLVLWAHKAELPALIGEELMMALHGKAVMH; encoded by the coding sequence ATGGCTGATGTAATCGCCTTTTTAATCAAACACTTTTACGACTTAGATGCCTGCCCTCCGCCTTCTGATTTAGGGCAGATTCTGGAAGACATCGGTTTCAATGATATTGAAATCAATCAAGCCTTGATGTTGCTGGAAGTGTTGGCCAACAGCCCGGAAGTAGAAGAAACTCAATACCGCAGCGGCGTTATGCGCGTTTATTGTTGGGAAGAATTGGAGTCTTTACCGCAAGACGTGGTTAATTTGCTCTATTTCTTAGATCACGCCCAAGCCATTAATGGCGAACAACGTGAATTTGTCGTACATGCTCTGCTGCACTTGCCGCCGGATGAAATTACCGTAGATATGGCAAAAGTGCTGACCCTGCTGGTTTTATGGGCGCATAAAGCCGAGTTGCCCGCTTTGATCGGTGAAGAATTGATGATGGCTTTGCATGGTAAAGCAGTTATGCACTGA
- a CDS encoding CsbD family protein, with protein MNWDQIEGKWEQLVGKAKEKWGELTDDDLTVAAGKRDQLAGKLQERYGYTKEQAEKELDDWMNSN; from the coding sequence ATGAATTGGGATCAAATCGAAGGTAAATGGGAGCAGCTTGTTGGAAAAGCGAAAGAAAAATGGGGCGAATTGACTGATGACGATTTGACTGTTGCTGCAGGCAAACGCGACCAACTCGCCGGAAAGCTTCAAGAGCGCTATGGTTATACCAAAGAGCAAGCTGAAAAAGAGTTGGATGATTGGATGAACAGCAATTAA
- a CDS encoding DUF1328 domain-containing protein, whose product MLRYSVIFFVIAIIAAVLGFGGIAGSAAGIAKILFIGFLILAVLSLIFGRK is encoded by the coding sequence ATGTTGCGTTATTCTGTAATCTTTTTTGTTATTGCCATCATTGCTGCGGTTCTCGGTTTCGGCGGTATTGCCGGAAGTGCTGCGGGCATTGCGAAAATCCTCTTTATCGGTTTCTTGATTTTGGCCGTACTTTCCTTGATTTTCGGTCGTAAGTAA
- a CDS encoding polyamine ABC transporter substrate-binding protein, whose translation MKKTWLVSAAAGLFLAACGGSGNTEAQKTAENTAASSGQQTAAAPATGKLNIYNWSDYVDSSTVSDFEKANGVKVRYDFYDSNETLEAKVLTGKSGYDLVAPSIANVGRQIKAGAYQEIDKNLIPNYNNIDPELLSMMDKVDPGNKYAVPYFWGVNTLAINKDQVTKALGSDKLPENEWDLVFNPEYTAKLKSCGISFLDSPTEQIPLALNYIGKDPNSETADDLKAAVEMMKKVRPDVKRFSSSGYIDDMAAGNLCVAVGYGGDLNIAKNRAKDAKNGVNIQVLTPQTGVGIWIDSFMIPKDAQNVANAHKYISHTLDPQVAAKNGNFVTYAPASKPARDLMEKDFASDNSIFPSDEVKAKSFVVLPKSPDAVKLNVRLWQGLKAGQ comes from the coding sequence ATGAAAAAAACTTGGTTGGTTTCTGCTGCGGCAGGATTATTTTTAGCCGCATGCGGCGGTTCGGGTAATACTGAAGCGCAAAAAACTGCGGAAAATACGGCAGCAAGCAGCGGGCAGCAAACGGCAGCCGCTCCGGCAACAGGCAAACTGAACATTTACAATTGGTCGGATTATGTCGATTCATCTACCGTGAGCGATTTTGAAAAAGCCAACGGTGTTAAAGTGCGCTACGACTTCTACGACAGCAACGAAACGCTGGAAGCCAAAGTGCTTACCGGCAAATCGGGCTACGATTTGGTTGCCCCCTCGATTGCCAACGTAGGCCGCCAAATCAAAGCCGGCGCTTATCAGGAAATCGACAAAAACCTGATTCCCAACTACAACAATATCGATCCCGAATTGTTGTCTATGATGGACAAAGTTGATCCGGGTAACAAATACGCCGTGCCCTACTTCTGGGGCGTCAACACGTTGGCCATCAACAAAGACCAAGTAACCAAAGCTTTGGGCAGCGACAAACTGCCTGAAAACGAATGGGATTTAGTATTCAACCCCGAATACACCGCTAAATTGAAATCATGCGGCATCAGCTTCCTCGACAGCCCCACCGAGCAAATTCCGCTGGCGCTGAACTACATCGGCAAAGACCCCAACAGCGAAACCGCCGATGATTTGAAAGCGGCTGTGGAAATGATGAAAAAAGTGCGCCCCGATGTGAAGCGCTTCAGTTCTTCCGGCTATATCGACGATATGGCAGCAGGCAACCTGTGTGTGGCAGTAGGTTACGGCGGCGACTTGAACATTGCCAAAAACCGTGCCAAAGATGCCAAAAACGGTGTGAATATCCAAGTATTAACGCCCCAAACAGGCGTGGGTATCTGGATTGATTCGTTTATGATTCCTAAAGACGCGCAAAACGTTGCCAATGCCCACAAATACATCAGCCACACGCTTGATCCGCAAGTAGCCGCGAAAAACGGTAATTTCGTTACCTATGCACCGGCCAGCAAACCTGCCCGTGATTTGATGGAAAAAGATTTCGCAAGCGACAACTCTATTTTCCCGAGCGATGAAGTCAAAGCCAAGAGCTTCGTCGTTTTACCCAAATCACCCGATGCAGTTAAATTGAATGTACGTTTGTGGCAAGGTTTGAAAGCAGGTCAATAA
- a CDS encoding RNA pyrophosphohydrolase, which translates to MLDREGYRPNVGIILTNDRNEVFWGKRVREHSWQFPQGGIKPGESPETAMYRELLEEVGLLPHHVKILGRTRDWLRYDVPTHWVRREWRGSYRGQKQIWYLLRLVGRESDVHLRATSHPEFDGWRWHQYWAPIDEVIDFKRGVYEGALSELSRFLRGLETLEEFTRRQLELK; encoded by the coding sequence ATGCTGGATAGAGAAGGATATCGCCCCAATGTCGGTATTATATTGACCAACGACCGCAACGAAGTATTTTGGGGCAAGCGCGTGCGCGAGCATTCGTGGCAGTTTCCGCAAGGCGGCATCAAGCCGGGCGAAAGCCCCGAAACGGCGATGTATCGGGAGCTTCTGGAAGAAGTCGGCCTGCTGCCGCACCACGTTAAGATACTCGGCCGCACGCGTGATTGGCTGCGCTACGACGTACCTACCCATTGGGTGCGACGGGAATGGCGCGGCTCGTACCGCGGGCAAAAGCAGATTTGGTATCTGTTGCGCTTGGTAGGCCGTGAAAGCGACGTGCATCTGCGCGCGACCAGCCACCCCGAATTCGACGGCTGGCGTTGGCATCAATATTGGGCACCGATAGACGAAGTGATTGATTTCAAACGCGGAGTATATGAAGGTGCATTGAGCGAACTTTCCCGCTTTCTGCGCGGTTTGGAAACGTTGGAAGAATTCACCCGCCGCCAATTGGAACTCAAATAA
- a CDS encoding helix-turn-helix transcriptional regulator, protein MTRSERLLNLLQLLRNHRLPVTADTLAETLSVSVRTIYRDIETLCRQGADIRGEAGVGFILHKDFLLPPLSFNANEIEALVLGMRWVLAYTDNALAQDAKSVLAKVQAVLPENMADLLDSQALFPVRDHAEYGEHEQHVLNTIRAAIRSNRKLEFDYIDAENRPSRRTVWPFSIGYFDDARLVSAWCELRQDFRHFRSDRIGKAVIGDIYPTPRMLLLDEWRRREGIDLHPFDF, encoded by the coding sequence ATGACCCGCTCCGAACGCCTGCTCAACCTGTTGCAACTGCTGCGCAACCACCGTCTCCCCGTTACCGCCGATACACTGGCGGAAACGCTTTCCGTGAGCGTGCGCACCATATACCGCGACATCGAAACCCTGTGTCGTCAGGGAGCGGATATACGCGGCGAGGCGGGTGTCGGTTTTATTCTCCACAAAGATTTTCTGCTGCCGCCGCTTTCGTTCAACGCCAACGAAATCGAAGCCCTCGTGCTCGGCATGCGTTGGGTGCTGGCTTATACCGACAACGCATTGGCGCAAGATGCCAAATCGGTGTTGGCGAAAGTGCAGGCCGTGCTGCCGGAAAACATGGCGGATTTATTGGACAGCCAAGCCTTGTTTCCCGTTCGCGATCATGCGGAATACGGCGAACACGAGCAGCATGTTCTCAACACCATTCGCGCCGCCATCCGCAGCAACCGCAAACTCGAATTCGACTACATCGATGCCGAAAACCGCCCGAGCCGCCGCACCGTGTGGCCGTTTTCCATCGGCTATTTCGACGACGCGCGGCTGGTGTCGGCTTGGTGCGAACTGCGGCAGGATTTCCGCCATTTCCGTTCCGACCGCATCGGCAAAGCCGTGATCGGCGACATTTATCCTACCCCGCGCATGCTTTTGCTGGACGAATGGCGGCGCAGGGAAGGCATCGACCTGCATCCGTTCGATTTTTGA
- a CDS encoding glutathione S-transferase family protein, with translation MKDFTLYTVPQSRGGMVLWMLEECGADYDTVVLSYDSVKSPDYLAVNPMGKVPALKHRGQVLTESAAIVTYLAEQFPEKNLIPAAGSEERGQYYRWLLFAVHLEYAGVDKMRGLESDENIRRAIGYGDLNTAVNTLRQHLDGREYMVGNHFTALDLYYTGLLDWTVNHTGALPADPVFTSYINRHAQRPAAVRAAEWNG, from the coding sequence ATGAAAGACTTTACCCTCTACACCGTACCCCAATCACGCGGCGGCATGGTTTTGTGGATGCTTGAAGAATGCGGCGCCGATTACGATACCGTGGTGTTGTCTTACGACAGCGTCAAATCCCCCGACTATCTCGCCGTCAATCCGATGGGCAAAGTGCCTGCCTTAAAACACCGCGGCCAAGTGCTGACCGAATCGGCCGCCATCGTTACCTACCTTGCCGAACAGTTTCCCGAAAAAAATCTGATTCCCGCCGCCGGCAGCGAAGAGCGCGGGCAATATTACCGCTGGCTCTTGTTTGCTGTTCATCTCGAATATGCCGGTGTGGACAAAATGCGCGGTTTGGAAAGCGACGAAAACATCCGCCGTGCCATCGGCTACGGCGACTTAAACACCGCCGTAAACACCTTGCGCCAACACCTCGACGGCCGCGAATATATGGTCGGCAACCACTTTACCGCGCTCGACCTTTACTACACCGGCTTGCTGGATTGGACGGTCAACCACACCGGCGCGCTGCCCGCCGATCCCGTGTTCACAAGCTATATCAACCGCCACGCCCAACGACCCGCGGCGGTGCGTGCTGCGGAATGGAATGGTTGA
- a CDS encoding C25 family cysteine peptidase: MSEKKWLSFQSTSEVNEPPKIEVNKAVTSSAAPRARSLHDVEQHKAVTVRYTISGAWEGTVADFKRLEIPETTFIDVEGAPSVPKDGIFVALPMDAEDVQVRVVEKSTTAIDRELEIAPAPKQFIESEFKEVYKPDPSIYGSDEPYPGRDFDFLGLKTVAGVKVAHILVYLGQYRPVSKSMEVVQSIVLEVSYHTPHDTDSISGKKRSARKLGRKPRQMPETDLILGLDLLDDQADYSSIIEDFEGLDREFIEKLEAEAELPPDELDKASYLETTEDEVLITSAPVERSLTARRPTAFPRPKLKIAGLIAEYVIITTRALENAVEPLRRAKTGWPFYAKVALTEDIQKEFPHSGSDLKESIKAFITWATNNWWVPPRFVVLAGDTDVIPMHTYERGYLSDHYYTDVSDDLVPELALSRIPTSDPAVLKQVCRHLTGYANRRRGDWGGWQNRVMLCSHKDSVYRDNCDEIYDRIHHRYNTIKRYATDTSRQDVINTMNNGVVMALYRGHGDVTEWSSSNGLRCEDVEQLSNGCFPPFVLSVCCSNGAVDFNHLETITETFIRRRKAISVFASSRDSWTHPNNDFARYLLDAVISGKCATPAAIVRYAKTMMIRNHPNSVYHMDNMLMYNLFGELTAHVASNAEWLRGRWEFLYDKWKGTLKVDRIWNYRVETSPSGLQAPVWSISGQYVNRNHSYSFEGTLGGFSPAQPGVSSVRSDHKFEFRIKFSSSYYKRFVGYVDTCKLTRISGSGWEFSYPFGWTAQRKKRRKKKGKRKAA; this comes from the coding sequence ATGAGCGAGAAAAAATGGCTTAGCTTTCAAAGTACCTCTGAAGTCAATGAACCGCCTAAAATCGAAGTTAACAAAGCAGTCACATCCTCTGCCGCTCCTAGAGCACGCAGTCTGCATGATGTAGAGCAACATAAGGCTGTAACGGTTCGATATACCATTTCAGGTGCATGGGAAGGTACGGTCGCAGACTTTAAGCGCTTGGAGATACCCGAAACTACATTCATAGACGTAGAGGGAGCCCCCTCCGTACCCAAAGACGGTATCTTTGTAGCTTTACCTATGGATGCCGAGGATGTGCAAGTCCGCGTTGTTGAAAAGTCCACAACCGCCATCGATCGCGAGCTTGAAATCGCCCCCGCTCCCAAACAGTTTATTGAATCAGAGTTCAAGGAGGTGTATAAGCCCGATCCGTCTATATATGGCTCGGACGAACCCTATCCCGGACGCGATTTCGACTTTTTGGGCTTAAAGACTGTTGCCGGTGTAAAAGTCGCTCATATCCTTGTTTACTTGGGGCAATACCGGCCTGTATCTAAAAGCATGGAAGTCGTTCAGTCAATCGTTCTTGAAGTTTCTTACCATACGCCACACGATACCGACAGCATTTCTGGCAAAAAGCGTAGCGCCCGCAAACTTGGCCGCAAACCGCGTCAAATGCCCGAAACCGATCTCATTTTAGGTTTAGATCTGCTGGACGACCAAGCCGATTATTCATCAATCATTGAAGATTTTGAAGGGCTGGATCGAGAATTTATTGAAAAACTGGAAGCCGAAGCAGAGTTGCCGCCAGATGAACTTGATAAAGCTTCATACCTGGAAACAACGGAAGACGAAGTTTTGATTACGTCGGCTCCAGTAGAACGCAGTCTAACCGCAAGAAGGCCGACAGCTTTTCCTCGCCCCAAACTGAAGATAGCCGGGCTCATCGCTGAGTATGTGATTATTACAACCCGGGCTCTTGAAAATGCGGTCGAACCATTGCGGAGAGCAAAAACAGGATGGCCGTTTTACGCCAAAGTTGCGCTGACTGAAGACATTCAGAAAGAGTTTCCGCACTCCGGTTCGGATTTGAAAGAATCAATCAAAGCATTTATTACATGGGCAACCAACAACTGGTGGGTTCCTCCCCGTTTTGTCGTCTTGGCAGGTGATACAGATGTTATCCCTATGCATACCTATGAAAGAGGTTATCTCTCTGACCATTATTACACTGATGTTTCCGACGATCTTGTGCCTGAATTGGCACTCTCGCGTATTCCTACTTCCGATCCTGCTGTCCTCAAACAAGTCTGTAGACACCTCACCGGATACGCAAATCGTCGTAGGGGAGATTGGGGCGGCTGGCAGAATCGGGTGATGTTGTGTTCTCACAAAGATTCTGTATACAGAGACAACTGCGACGAAATCTACGATCGAATCCATCATCGCTACAATACTATCAAACGATATGCCACAGACACTTCTAGGCAAGATGTGATCAATACGATGAACAACGGAGTTGTGATGGCACTTTATCGTGGGCACGGCGACGTAACGGAGTGGTCATCCAGCAACGGGCTCCGCTGTGAAGATGTTGAGCAGCTTTCCAACGGATGTTTTCCTCCTTTCGTGCTGAGCGTATGCTGCTCGAACGGTGCGGTGGACTTCAATCATCTCGAAACCATTACGGAAACATTTATCCGCAGGCGTAAAGCCATTTCTGTGTTTGCCAGTTCGCGCGATTCGTGGACTCATCCCAATAATGACTTCGCCAGGTATTTATTGGATGCTGTGATAAGTGGCAAATGTGCCACTCCGGCTGCCATTGTTCGCTATGCCAAAACCATGATGATACGAAACCACCCAAATTCCGTCTATCATATGGACAACATGCTTATGTACAACCTTTTCGGCGAGCTTACCGCTCATGTAGCCAGCAATGCCGAATGGTTGAGGGGTCGTTGGGAATTCCTCTACGACAAATGGAAAGGCACCCTGAAAGTAGACAGAATTTGGAACTACCGTGTAGAAACCTCCCCTTCTGGTCTGCAAGCACCGGTTTGGAGTATTTCTGGTCAGTATGTTAATAGAAACCACAGCTACTCCTTCGAGGGAACTCTGGGAGGATTCTCTCCTGCCCAACCGGGTGTAAGTTCCGTGCGAAGCGATCACAAATTCGAATTCCGGATTAAGTTCTCATCTTCCTACTACAAGCGGTTTGTGGGATACGTTGATACTTGCAAACTGACCCGCATTTCGGGATCAGGCTGGGAGTTTAGTTATCCATTCGGATGGACTGCTCAAAGGAAAAAAAGGAGAAAGAAAAAAGGAAAACGCAAAGCAGCTTGA
- a CDS encoding DNA topoisomerase IV subunit B, translated as MTTPQYSESSITVLKGLEPVKERPGMYTRTDSPTHICQEVIDNAADEALGGFADEIKVEIHEDGSLSVRDNGRGIPVGLHPVEGLPVVELVFTQLHAGGKFNKKDGGSAYAFSGGLHGVGVSVTNALSKRLEVTVKREGKIHRIVFAGGAVVEPLAEVGKCAVKDSGTEVRVWPDGKYFESPQYSIAELERLLRAKAVLLPGVTVSLTRPVKGQPEPHVQTWHYPNGLKSYLLDLISEAQEAVPVFASENYLSDGHDSDFSAGEGAAFALTWLEEGSCNSESYVNLIPTPLGGTHEAGLKQAVFQAVNNFINHHNLLPRGVKVQSDDVFGRVAFVLSARVLDPQFQGQTKDKLTNRDALKLVAAVSGDPLELWLNQNVEAGKKIAELAIKQAQARMRSVKKIEKKKGSGVAVLPGKLTDCESEDIRENELFLVEGDSAGGSAKLARDKATQAILPLRGKVLNSFEVHQDQLFGNAEIHDIAVAIGVDPHGANDNPDLSGLRYGKIAILSDADVDGSHIQVLLLTLFYRHFPKLVSDGHIYVAQPPLFRVDVNAQGKSKPARKFYALDQGELDGILERLQKEGVKETAYSISRFKGLGEMNPDQLKDTTMHPDTRRLLQVQIPETAHEQTHSIFVKLMGKGEAASRRAWMEAEGDTAEVDI; from the coding sequence ATGACCACACCCCAATACAGCGAATCCAGTATCACCGTCCTCAAAGGCTTGGAGCCGGTAAAAGAGCGACCGGGCATGTACACCCGCACCGACAGCCCCACCCACATCTGCCAAGAGGTGATCGACAACGCCGCCGACGAAGCGCTCGGCGGTTTTGCCGACGAAATCAAAGTGGAAATCCATGAAGACGGCTCGCTTTCCGTACGCGACAACGGGCGCGGCATTCCGGTGGGGCTGCATCCGGTGGAAGGTTTGCCGGTGGTGGAGCTGGTGTTCACTCAGCTTCATGCGGGCGGTAAGTTCAACAAGAAAGACGGCGGCAGCGCGTATGCCTTTTCAGGCGGCCTGCACGGGGTGGGCGTATCGGTAACCAACGCGCTTTCCAAACGCCTCGAAGTGACCGTGAAGCGCGAAGGCAAAATCCACCGCATCGTGTTTGCGGGCGGCGCGGTGGTGGAGCCGTTGGCCGAGGTCGGCAAATGCGCGGTGAAAGACAGCGGCACCGAAGTGCGCGTGTGGCCGGACGGCAAATATTTTGAAAGCCCGCAATACAGCATCGCCGAGCTTGAGCGCCTGTTGCGCGCCAAAGCCGTGCTGCTGCCGGGCGTTACCGTGTCGCTCACCCGCCCCGTCAAAGGCCAGCCCGAGCCGCACGTGCAGACATGGCATTACCCCAACGGCCTGAAAAGCTATCTGCTCGACTTAATCAGCGAGGCGCAAGAAGCCGTGCCGGTGTTCGCTTCGGAAAACTATCTTTCAGACGGCCACGACAGTGATTTCAGCGCAGGCGAAGGCGCGGCGTTTGCGCTCACTTGGCTGGAAGAAGGCTCGTGCAACAGCGAAAGCTATGTGAACCTGATTCCCACCCCGCTCGGCGGCACGCACGAAGCCGGTTTGAAACAAGCCGTGTTCCAAGCGGTGAACAACTTCATCAACCACCACAATCTGCTGCCACGCGGCGTGAAAGTGCAGAGCGACGACGTGTTCGGCCGCGTGGCATTCGTGTTGTCCGCCCGCGTGCTCGACCCGCAATTCCAAGGCCAAACCAAAGACAAGCTCACCAACCGCGACGCGCTCAAACTCGTGGCCGCCGTATCGGGCGACCCGCTGGAATTGTGGCTCAACCAAAACGTCGAAGCCGGTAAAAAAATCGCCGAACTCGCCATCAAGCAGGCGCAGGCGCGGATGCGTTCGGTGAAGAAAATCGAAAAGAAAAAAGGCAGCGGTGTGGCCGTGCTGCCCGGCAAGCTCACCGATTGCGAAAGCGAAGACATCCGAGAAAACGAACTCTTCTTAGTGGAGGGCGATTCGGCAGGCGGTTCGGCCAAACTCGCGCGCGACAAAGCCACCCAAGCCATTTTGCCCTTGCGCGGCAAAGTGTTGAACAGCTTTGAAGTGCATCAAGACCAACTGTTCGGCAATGCCGAAATCCACGACATCGCCGTCGCCATCGGCGTTGATCCGCACGGTGCGAATGACAACCCCGATTTAAGCGGCCTGCGTTACGGCAAAATCGCCATCCTCTCCGATGCCGACGTGGACGGCTCGCACATCCAAGTGCTGCTGCTTACCCTGTTTTACCGCCACTTCCCCAAACTGGTTTCAGACGGCCATATTTATGTCGCCCAACCGCCGCTGTTCCGCGTGGATGTCAACGCCCAAGGCAAAAGCAAGCCCGCGCGCAAATTCTACGCGCTCGATCAGGGCGAGTTGGACGGCATTTTGGAGCGCCTGCAAAAAGAAGGCGTGAAAGAAACCGCCTATTCCATCAGCCGCTTCAAAGGCTTGGGCGAGATGAACCCCGACCAGCTCAAAGACACCACCATGCACCCCGACACCCGCCGCCTGTTGCAGGTGCAGATTCCCGAAACGGCGCACGAACAAACCCACAGCATCTTTGTCAAATTGATGGGCAAAGGCGAAGCCGCCAGCCGCCGCGCGTGGATGGAGGCCGAAGGCGATACGGCAGAAGTGGATATTTAA
- the groES gene encoding co-chaperone GroES: MTIRPLHDRVVVKRLEAEEKTASGIVLPGAAAEKPDMGEVIAVGAGKVGKDGQRRALDVKVGDKVIFGKYSGQTVKADGEELLVMREEDIFGIVE, encoded by the coding sequence ATGACCATCCGTCCCTTACACGACCGCGTAGTTGTGAAACGCTTGGAAGCTGAAGAAAAAACCGCATCCGGCATCGTATTGCCGGGCGCCGCAGCCGAAAAACCCGACATGGGCGAAGTGATTGCCGTAGGTGCGGGCAAAGTTGGTAAAGACGGCCAACGCCGTGCGCTGGATGTGAAAGTCGGCGACAAAGTGATCTTCGGCAAATACAGCGGCCAAACCGTTAAAGCAGACGGCGAAGAGTTGCTGGTAATGCGCGAAGAAGACATCTTCGGTATCGTGGAATAA
- the groL gene encoding chaperonin GroEL (60 kDa chaperone family; promotes refolding of misfolded polypeptides especially under stressful conditions; forms two stacked rings of heptamers to form a barrel-shaped 14mer; ends can be capped by GroES; misfolded proteins enter the barrel where they are refolded when GroES binds), translated as MAAKDVQFGNEVRQKMVNGVNVLANAVKVTLGPKGRNVVVDRAFGGPHITKDGVTVAKEIELKDKFENMGAQMVKEVASKTNDVAGDGTTTATVLAQAIVAEGMKYVTAGMNPTDLKRGIDKAVNALVAELKNIAKPCDTSKEIAQVGSISANSDEQVGAIIAEAMEKVGKEGVITVEDGKSLENELDVVEGMQFDRGYLSPYFINDAEKQLAALDNPFVLLFDKKISNIRDLLPVLEQIAKTSRPLLIIAEDVEGEALATLVVNNLRGILKTVAVKAPGFGDRRKAMLQDIAILTGGTVISEEVGLSLEKATLEDLGQAKRIEIGKENTTIIDGFGDTVLIEARVGEIRQQIEVATSDYDKEKLQERVAKLAGGVAVIKVGAATEVEMKEKKDRVEDALHATRAAVEEGVVAGGGVALLRARAALAKVETANADQDAGVQIVLRAVESPLRQIVKNAGGEPSVVVNKVLEGKGNYGYNAGNDTYGDMLEMGVLDPAKVTRSALQHAASIAGLMLTTDCMIAEIPEDKPAMPDMGGMGGMGGMGGMM; from the coding sequence ATGGCAGCAAAAGACGTACAGTTCGGTAACGAAGTCCGCCAAAAAATGGTAAACGGTGTCAATGTATTGGCCAACGCCGTTAAAGTTACTTTAGGCCCGAAAGGCCGCAATGTGGTAGTGGACCGCGCATTCGGCGGCCCGCACATCACTAAAGACGGCGTTACCGTAGCCAAAGAAATCGAATTGAAAGACAAATTCGAAAACATGGGCGCGCAAATGGTGAAAGAGGTTGCCTCTAAAACCAACGACGTAGCCGGTGACGGTACCACCACTGCAACCGTTTTGGCACAAGCCATCGTAGCCGAAGGCATGAAATACGTTACCGCCGGCATGAACCCGACCGACCTGAAACGCGGTATCGACAAAGCCGTAAATGCTTTGGTTGCAGAGCTGAAAAACATCGCCAAGCCTTGCGACACTTCTAAAGAAATCGCCCAAGTAGGTTCTATTTCCGCCAACTCCGACGAGCAAGTAGGCGCCATCATTGCCGAAGCCATGGAAAAAGTGGGCAAAGAAGGCGTGATTACCGTTGAAGACGGCAAATCATTGGAAAACGAATTGGATGTAGTAGAAGGTATGCAGTTCGACCGCGGCTATCTGTCTCCTTACTTCATCAATGATGCCGAAAAACAATTGGCTGCGTTGGACAACCCGTTTGTATTGCTGTTCGACAAAAAAATCAGCAACATCCGCGACCTGTTGCCGGTATTGGAGCAAATCGCCAAAACCAGCCGTCCGCTGCTGATTATTGCCGAAGACGTTGAAGGCGAAGCGTTGGCTACTTTGGTTGTGAACAACCTGCGCGGCATCCTGAAAACCGTTGCCGTTAAAGCCCCGGGCTTCGGCGACCGTCGCAAAGCCATGCTGCAAGACATCGCCATTTTGACCGGCGGTACCGTGATTTCAGAAGAAGTAGGCTTGTCTTTGGAAAAAGCCACTTTGGAAGATTTGGGTCAAGCCAAACGCATCGAAATCGGTAAAGAAAACACTACCATTATCGACGGCTTCGGCGATACCGTCCTGATTGAAGCGCGTGTAGGAGAAATCCGTCAGCAAATCGAAGTAGCAACCAGCGATTACGACAAAGAAAAACTGCAAGAGCGCGTGGCCAAATTGGCCGGCGGTGTTGCGGTAATCAAAGTCGGCGCGGCTACCGAAGTGGAAATGAAAGAGAAGAAAGACCGCGTAGAAGACGCGCTGCATGCAACCCGCGCTGCCGTGGAAGAGGGCGTAGTGGCCGGTGGCGGCGTGGCGCTGCTGCGTGCCCGTGCTGCTTTGGCGAAAGTGGAAACTGCTAATGCCGACCAAGATGCAGGCGTACAAATCGTGTTGCGTGCCGTAGAATCTCCGCTGCGCCAAATCGTGAAAAACGCCGGCGGCGAGCCTTCTGTTGTGGTTAATAAAGTGTTGGAAGGCAAAGGTAATTACGGTTATAACGCCGGTAATGACACCTACGGCGATATGTTGGAAATGGGTGTCTTGGATCCTGCCAAAGTAACCCGTTCAGCCCTGCAACATGCCGCTTCGATTGCCGGTTTGATGCTGACTACCGACTGCATGATTGCCGAAATTCCTGAAGACAAACCTGCTATGCCTGATATGGGCGGCATGGGTGGAATGGGCGGCATGGGCGGTATGATGTAA
- a CDS encoding PAAR domain-containing protein, which translates to MKGIIRLGDATTHGGNVIQASSQMVIDGKPAALVGDMVSCPVPGHGVNPIIEGSTFMSFQDKAVAVEGCKCACGCALISSMPSVGSD; encoded by the coding sequence ATGAAAGGAATTATCCGCTTGGGCGATGCGACCACCCACGGTGGAAATGTCATTCAGGCCTCATCGCAAATGGTTATTGATGGCAAGCCGGCGGCTTTGGTGGGTGATATGGTCAGCTGCCCGGTGCCCGGCCATGGTGTGAATCCCATTATTGAAGGAAGCACTTTTATGTCTTTTCAAGATAAAGCGGTTGCCGTTGAAGGGTGTAAATGTGCTTGTGGCTGCGCGTTGATCAGCAGCATGCCGTCTGTGGGGAGTGATTGA